One genomic segment of uncultured Desulfobacter sp. includes these proteins:
- a CDS encoding DUF4010 domain-containing protein, whose protein sequence is MELSVNVMLKLLYALGIGVLIGVERSLLLDSSKGDKDIFMGIRTYSILSLGGFSAALLGKHYPLAAMILIAGYVTLIVALYLYSMQEDPGITTEIAAVACCGLGALCFFTPHIAGVIALIITILLASKRFTNKITSNLHRVELTDTLKFLAIILIILPLLPNRALDPLGAFNPYKVTFLVILISGISFVGYFLAKFLGAARGLGLTGLLGGLTSSTAVTAAMAAQAKQSPGLISACGFATIIANATMFVRVLVVVALLDRALIFKLVWPLGTMTLVVLVAATILWLNQSKFTPCKNAGNAEELNLKNPFSLGPALKFSLFFVAILLVAKVAKIYLGDKGLYLTALVSGLADVDAITLTVAEQTKSLSLTHETGAIGITIAVVSNSIVKSGIAIYSGGIRFGWIVSLILIGATMAGLGVLIVV, encoded by the coding sequence TTGGAACTGTCTGTAAACGTCATGTTAAAACTTTTATACGCTCTTGGCATTGGTGTCCTTATCGGTGTTGAGCGATCTTTACTGTTGGATTCCTCAAAAGGGGATAAAGACATCTTCATGGGAATCAGAACCTATTCCATTCTGTCTCTCGGTGGTTTTTCCGCGGCGCTGCTGGGTAAACATTATCCACTGGCTGCCATGATTCTTATTGCAGGCTATGTGACCTTAATTGTTGCACTTTATCTGTATTCGATGCAGGAAGATCCCGGCATCACCACTGAAATAGCTGCTGTTGCATGCTGCGGACTTGGGGCACTCTGCTTTTTTACCCCTCATATTGCAGGCGTTATAGCCTTGATCATCACCATATTACTGGCTTCGAAACGATTCACGAATAAAATTACCTCTAATCTGCATCGTGTGGAATTGACAGACACATTAAAATTTTTGGCCATTATTTTAATTATACTGCCACTGCTTCCCAACAGGGCGTTGGATCCTTTGGGGGCATTCAACCCCTATAAAGTGACGTTTCTGGTCATTTTGATATCAGGTATCAGTTTTGTGGGATATTTTTTGGCCAAGTTCCTTGGGGCCGCCAGGGGACTGGGGCTTACAGGGCTTTTAGGTGGGTTGACCTCCTCAACTGCCGTCACGGCAGCCATGGCAGCCCAAGCCAAACAATCACCCGGACTGATCAGTGCCTGTGGATTTGCAACCATCATTGCCAATGCCACCATGTTTGTCCGGGTCTTGGTCGTGGTGGCACTGCTTGACCGGGCGCTAATATTTAAACTGGTGTGGCCATTGGGAACGATGACACTGGTGGTGCTTGTCGCAGCAACCATCCTGTGGTTGAATCAAAGCAAATTTACTCCCTGTAAAAATGCCGGCAATGCTGAGGAGCTTAATTTAAAAAATCCGTTCTCTCTTGGCCCCGCGCTTAAATTTTCCTTGTTTTTCGTTGCCATTCTGTTGGTTGCCAAGGTTGCTAAAATATATCTTGGCGATAAAGGACTGTATCTTACCGCTTTGGTGAGCGGTCTTGCAGATGTTGATGCCATTACCCTGACCGTGGCTGAACAGACAAAGAGCCTGTCTTTAACCCATGAAACAGGTGCCATCGGGATCACCATAGCGGTTGTGTCAAACTCTATCGTAAAAAGCGGCATTGCCATATATTCAGGTGGGATTCGATTTGGTTGGATTGTTAGCCTTATTCTTATTGGCGCTACAATGGCCGGTCTTGGTGTTCTGATCGTGGTGTGA